The genomic window GGCAAGACCACCGAGGCATTTCCAGGCCCTTCCTCATGTTCGCCGACCAGTGGTTTGATCACGGTTCGGCCTTGCACCTCGTGGTCGTACTGTCGAACGATCCATTCCTTCGAACAGATCTCCCAGTCATGCAAGAGGGCGAGAAGCTCGGCGGTATACTGGTCTCGCTCCGGAAGCGAGAGAGCGGTCTCGACTGGAGGAGTGAAGGCCGCCTTGCGCGTGACCTTGGGCCGACCCTCGTGGAGGAAGTGCATCGAGAGATCGCCAACAACCTCTCCGTGATAGCGCAGGGTTAACCGACCAGTATCCACAAACTGCCCAAGATCGGTGGCCTCGACCCCCTCGGAGGCGCAAAGCGAAACCAACGCGTCGAGATGTTCTGGTGGGACGGCAAGAACCATCCGCTCCTGAGCCTCGGAAATCCAGATCTCGGTATACGAAAGCCCTTCGTATTTGAGGGGCGCCCGCTCCAGATCGACCTCGGCTCCGAGTTCCGCCCCCATTTCTCCGACGGCCGAGCTGAATCCGCCCGCTCCACAATCGGTAATCGCGCGATAAAGCCCTTGGGATCGGGCTTGCAGCAGGGCATCGAGGACCATCTTTTCGGTGATGGCGTTGCCAATCTGCACGGCTCCACCAGAGAGTTGCTCGCTCTCTCCGGTCAATTCAGCCGAACTGAACGTCGCGCCATGAATGCCGTCGCGTCCGGTCTTGCCACCAACGGCGACAATTCGATCTCCCGGATTGACGGATTTGAATGCCATTCCTTTTGGGAGAACGCCGACTGTTCCACAAAAGACGAGTGGGTTGGCCAGATAGCGTTCGTCCGTGACAACGGCGCCGTTGACGGTCGGGATTCCCATGCGGTTGCCGTAGTCGCGGACCCCGGCAACCACCCCTTTGAGGACGCGGCGCGGGTGCAGGACTCCGGTCGGCAAGCCATCGACAGGAGTGTCGGGAGGGGCGACACAGAAAACGTCAGTGTTGCAAATCGGTTTCGCGCCGAGCCCCGTTCCCATGGGGTCGCGAATCACACCACCGATGCCGGTATTCGCCCCCCCGTACGGGTCAATCGCAGAGGGGTGATTGTGCGTCTCGACCTTGAAGCAAACGTCATGCTCGTCGTCGAACCGGATCACTCCGGCGTTGTCCTCGAAGACCGAGACAAGCCAGTCAAGCCCATCCGCTTCTAGGTCCTTGGTTGCCTTGAAGATGGTCTGCTTGAGCAGATTGTCAATCACCTCGCCTTCGAACTCGACCCGACCTCGGAGGGTTTTATGAGAACAGTGCTCGCTCCAGGTCTGAGCAAGCGTTTCCAACTCAACGTCGGTCGGCTCGCGCCCAAGTTCAACGAAGTGGGCCTGGATCGCCCGCATCTCGTCGATCGAAAGGGAGAGTTGTCCCTCTCGACTCACACGCATCAAGGAGTCGTCATCCATGTTCCGTAACGGAACATCGACCCGAGAAAACGTGTAAGGGCTCCCTTGACCCAAATGATCCAGTGTCAAGGGTCCGACGATCGCCTGTTCGACGGCGTCGTTGGCCAGGACT from Tautonia marina includes these protein-coding regions:
- the purL gene encoding phosphoribosylformylglycinamidine synthase subunit PurL, with protein sequence MLWHLQIDPAPGLADSEGRRVSAEAADLGLGGSWTIRSARGFLVEGELSESDLRRAAEQVLADPIVETFAISSNQEEPKGTSRPVFDNALVHVLPRPGVTDPVAESARAVLRDLGLAVAEVRSVRTYMIEGPTDSLDALIRRVLANDAVEQAIVGPLTLDHLGQGSPYTFSRVDVPLRNMDDDSLMRVSREGQLSLSIDEMRAIQAHFVELGREPTDVELETLAQTWSEHCSHKTLRGRVEFEGEVIDNLLKQTIFKATKDLEADGLDWLVSVFEDNAGVIRFDDEHDVCFKVETHNHPSAIDPYGGANTGIGGVIRDPMGTGLGAKPICNTDVFCVAPPDTPVDGLPTGVLHPRRVLKGVVAGVRDYGNRMGIPTVNGAVVTDERYLANPLVFCGTVGVLPKGMAFKSVNPGDRIVAVGGKTGRDGIHGATFSSAELTGESEQLSGGAVQIGNAITEKMVLDALLQARSQGLYRAITDCGAGGFSSAVGEMGAELGAEVDLERAPLKYEGLSYTEIWISEAQERMVLAVPPEHLDALVSLCASEGVEATDLGQFVDTGRLTLRYHGEVVGDLSMHFLHEGRPKVTRKAAFTPPVETALSLPERDQYTAELLALLHDWEICSKEWIVRQYDHEVQGRTVIKPLVGEHEEGPGNASVVLPVRGSLRGLAVGCGLNPRYGDLDPYAMAGCVIDEAIRNVVAVGADPDRIALLDNFCWGNPERPETLGSLVLAAQACHDLALSYRTPFISGKDSLYNEYTHEGESLAIPPTLLISAIGQVPDVRQCLTMDLKAAGNHLLIVGQTRNELGGSALLKHLGEAGGRVPQVDPELGLAIFRAVHDCNVRGWLRACHDLSEGGLAVALAEMCLAGSLGAECSVRDVPCLDDAASDPILLFSESPSRFLLEVRPEHVAEVLDRFEGLPVGRLGTVVAAPEHGPRLSVRGLLGQTVIDASVADLRTRWLRPIDDHGFDSVNHHLLNR